Proteins found in one Methylobacterium sp. CB376 genomic segment:
- the pdxA gene encoding 4-hydroxythreonine-4-phosphate dehydrogenase PdxA: MRQILALTQGDPAGIGPEIALKAWASREAAGLAPFVLIGDPDFMAERAARLGLAVPVAAAAPEEAAAAFSRALPVWPLGERVRAEPGRPDPATAPATLASIEAAVRLVREGRAAALVTNPIAKHVLYAAGFRHPGHTEYLAALAAGPDGVAPRPVMLLWSELLAVVPVTIHVPLRQVLELLTEDLVVETARIVDRDLRARFGLARPRLVLAGLNPHAGEEGGIGHEDRDVLAPAVARLRAEGIEIRGPLPADTLFHARARAGYDVALAPTHDQALIPIKTLAFDEGVNVTLGLPFLRTSPDHGTAFDIAARGIAEPASLIAALRLAGRLAAAGRPAA; this comes from the coding sequence ATGCGCCAGATCCTCGCCCTGACCCAGGGCGACCCGGCGGGCATCGGCCCGGAGATCGCGCTCAAGGCCTGGGCCTCCCGCGAGGCGGCGGGGCTGGCGCCCTTCGTGCTGATCGGCGACCCGGACTTCATGGCGGAGCGGGCCGCGCGCCTGGGCCTCGCCGTGCCGGTCGCGGCCGCCGCGCCCGAGGAGGCCGCCGCCGCCTTTTCCCGGGCGCTCCCGGTCTGGCCGCTGGGCGAGCGGGTGCGGGCCGAGCCCGGCCGCCCCGACCCGGCGACGGCGCCCGCGACCCTGGCCTCGATCGAGGCGGCGGTGCGGCTGGTGCGCGAGGGCCGGGCGGCGGCCCTGGTCACGAACCCGATCGCCAAGCACGTGCTCTACGCGGCGGGGTTCCGCCATCCCGGCCACACGGAGTACCTCGCCGCCCTCGCGGCGGGGCCCGACGGCGTCGCGCCGCGGCCCGTGATGCTGCTGTGGTCGGAGCTGCTGGCGGTGGTGCCGGTGACGATCCACGTGCCCCTGCGGCAGGTGCTGGAGCTGCTGACCGAGGACCTCGTCGTCGAGACGGCCCGCATCGTCGACCGGGATCTGCGGGCGCGGTTCGGCCTCGCGCGGCCGCGGCTGGTCCTGGCCGGCCTCAACCCGCACGCGGGCGAGGAGGGCGGCATCGGCCACGAGGACAGGGACGTGCTCGCCCCGGCGGTGGCGCGGCTGCGCGCCGAGGGGATCGAGATCCGCGGCCCGCTCCCCGCCGACACGCTGTTCCACGCCCGGGCGCGGGCCGGCTACGACGTCGCCCTCGCCCCGACCCACGACCAGGCGCTGATCCCGATCAAGACGCTGGCCTTCGACGAGGGGGTGAACGTGACGCTCGGCCTGCCCTTCCTGCGCACCTCGCCGGACCATGGCACGGCCTTCGACATCGCCGCGCGCGGCATCGCCGAGCCCGCCAGCCTGATCGCGGCGCTGCGCCTCGCCGGGCGCCTGGCGGCGGCCGGCCGCCCGGCCGCGTGA
- the lptF gene encoding LPS export ABC transporter permease LptF — MKQIERYIFRIALGAFLACLAGLTGVIWVTQALRELDLVTAKGQTVLIFFLITGLSIPALLTVVAPVALFMAVVHALNRLNGDSELIVMSAAGMSPRQLLRPFLTLALIVSAALGFLTIQVLPSSFQELRDLLTRVRGDFIANVVQEGQFTSLDNGITFHFRESAPGGVLLGIFMQDRREAGRSVTYLAERGQALDLDGQTYLVLEKGSIHRQQQNSRDASIISFARYAVDLAAFTPPDTDTVYKPRERSTAQLLFPDPNEHYYKLVKGRFRAELHDRLTSWLYPLAMALIAFAALGDPRTTRQGRGLAIAAAVAAVVALRIAGFAAASAAVRSPGAAAALYAVPLLAGLAALLVAFHGNRVRAFNAALALRLRHVGAGLPRLRPSHG, encoded by the coding sequence ATGAAGCAGATCGAGCGATACATCTTCCGCATCGCCCTCGGCGCCTTCCTGGCCTGCCTGGCGGGCCTCACCGGCGTGATCTGGGTGACGCAGGCCTTGCGCGAGCTCGACCTCGTGACCGCCAAGGGCCAGACCGTGCTGATCTTCTTCCTGATCACCGGCCTGTCGATCCCGGCGCTCCTCACGGTCGTGGCGCCCGTCGCCCTGTTCATGGCGGTGGTGCACGCGCTCAACCGCCTCAACGGCGATTCCGAGCTGATCGTGATGAGCGCGGCCGGGATGTCGCCGCGCCAGCTCCTGCGCCCCTTCCTGACCCTGGCGCTGATCGTGAGCGCGGCGCTCGGCTTCCTGACCATCCAGGTGCTGCCGTCGAGCTTCCAGGAGCTGCGCGACCTCCTCACCCGGGTGCGCGGCGACTTCATCGCCAACGTCGTGCAGGAGGGGCAGTTCACCAGCCTCGACAACGGCATCACCTTCCACTTCCGCGAGAGCGCGCCGGGCGGCGTGCTGCTCGGCATCTTCATGCAGGACCGCCGGGAGGCCGGGCGCAGCGTGACCTACCTGGCCGAGCGCGGGCAGGCCCTCGACCTCGACGGGCAGACCTACCTCGTCCTGGAGAAGGGCAGCATCCACCGCCAGCAGCAGAACAGCCGCGACGCCTCGATCATCAGCTTCGCGCGCTACGCGGTCGACCTCGCGGCCTTCACGCCGCCCGACACGGACACGGTCTACAAGCCGCGGGAGCGCTCGACGGCGCAGCTGCTGTTCCCCGACCCGAACGAGCACTACTACAAGCTGGTGAAGGGGCGGTTCCGGGCCGAGCTGCACGACCGGCTCACCAGCTGGCTCTACCCGCTGGCGATGGCGCTGATCGCCTTCGCGGCGCTCGGCGACCCGCGCACCACCCGCCAGGGGCGGGGGCTCGCCATCGCCGCGGCGGTGGCGGCGGTGGTGGCGCTGCGGATCGCGGGCTTCGCGGCGGCGAGCGCGGCCGTGCGCAGCCCCGGGGCCGCCGCCGCCCTCTACGCGGTGCCCCTCCTCGCCGGCCTCGCGGCGCTGCTCGTGGCCTTCCACGGCAACCGGGTGCGGGCCTTCAACGCGGCCCTGGCGCTGCGGCTGCGCCACGTCGGGGCCGGGCTGCCGCGGCTGCGGCCGAGCCACGGCTGA
- the lptG gene encoding LPS export ABC transporter permease LptG — MLIGATLGRYIAARFLRMIAGVFLTVFALVYTLDFVELMRRAGEAPGASALTVAHLSLLRTPAVAEQIMPFAILFGAMGALLQLSRKLELVVARAAGISAWQFLQPGVLVAVGIGALMVGAYNPLAASLKQRSTQVEARIFARSTKGGLSNDLWIRQRSVDGQAIVRASTAIEGTTSLAGVTIFTFDAQGAFGQQIEARRATLHDGYWELQDARVLTQDSGPESYDTYLVASNLAPSQVRQRVTPPDSVPFWQLSETIARSERAGLDAARYRLQRAVLLARPMLFVAMVLVAASVSLRFFRFGGIGRMALAGVAAGFALYVARQVMEGLGASGIVAAPVAAWFPAVVGSLLGTLALLYQEDG, encoded by the coding sequence ATGCTGATCGGCGCCACCCTCGGCCGCTACATCGCGGCCCGCTTCCTGCGCATGATCGCCGGGGTGTTCCTGACGGTCTTCGCCCTCGTCTACACCCTCGACTTCGTCGAGCTGATGCGGCGCGCCGGCGAGGCGCCCGGGGCGAGCGCGCTCACGGTCGCGCATCTCTCCCTGCTGCGCACGCCCGCGGTCGCCGAGCAGATCATGCCCTTCGCGATCCTGTTCGGCGCGATGGGGGCGCTGCTCCAGCTCAGCCGCAAGCTCGAACTGGTGGTGGCGCGGGCCGCCGGCATCTCGGCCTGGCAGTTCCTGCAGCCGGGCGTGCTCGTCGCGGTGGGGATCGGGGCCCTGATGGTCGGGGCCTACAACCCCCTGGCGGCCTCCCTCAAGCAGCGCTCGACGCAGGTCGAGGCCCGGATCTTCGCCCGCTCCACCAAGGGGGGCCTGAGCAACGACCTCTGGATCCGCCAGCGCAGCGTCGACGGGCAGGCGATCGTGCGGGCGAGCACCGCCATCGAGGGCACGACCTCGCTCGCGGGCGTCACGATCTTCACCTTCGACGCGCAGGGCGCCTTCGGCCAGCAGATCGAGGCCCGCCGGGCCACCCTGCACGACGGCTACTGGGAGCTGCAGGACGCGCGCGTCCTCACTCAGGATTCGGGGCCCGAGAGCTACGACACCTACCTGGTCGCCTCGAACCTCGCCCCGAGCCAGGTCCGCCAGCGCGTCACGCCCCCGGATTCCGTGCCTTTCTGGCAACTGAGCGAGACGATCGCGCGCAGCGAGCGGGCCGGGCTCGACGCCGCGCGCTATCGTCTGCAGCGGGCGGTGCTCCTCGCCCGGCCGATGCTGTTCGTCGCGATGGTGCTGGTGGCCGCCTCCGTTTCATTAAGATTCTTCCGCTTTGGTGGCATCGGCAGGATGGCGCTGGCGGGTGTGGCGGCGGGCTTCGCGCTCTACGTCGCCCGGCAGGTCATGGAGGGCCTCGGCGCCTCGGGGATCGTCGCGGCCCCCGTGGCGGCGTGGTTCCCGGCCGTGGTAGGGAGTCTGCTCGGTACGCTCGCGCTTCTGTACCAGGAGGATGGCTGA
- a CDS encoding SUF system Fe-S cluster assembly protein: protein MTDTAPETGSALPPDELDRLTDGIVAALKTVYDPEIPADIYELGLIYKVDISDDRHVAIDMTLTAPGCPVAGEMPGWVENAVAAVPGVQGCTVTMVFDPPWDQSRMSDEARVALDMW, encoded by the coding sequence ATGACCGACACCGCGCCAGAGACCGGCTCCGCCCTGCCGCCGGACGAGCTCGACCGGCTCACCGACGGCATCGTGGCCGCCCTCAAGACCGTCTACGACCCGGAGATCCCGGCCGACATCTACGAGCTCGGCCTGATCTACAAGGTCGACATCAGCGACGACCGCCACGTGGCGATCGACATGACGCTCACCGCCCCGGGCTGCCCGGTCGCGGGCGAGATGCCGGGCTGGGTGGAGAACGCCGTCGCGGCCGTGCCGGGCGTGCAGGGCTGCACCGTCACCATGGTGTTCGACCCGCCCTGGGACCAGAGCCGGATGTCCGACGAGGCCCGCGTCGCCCTCGACATGTGGTAG
- a CDS encoding LPS-assembly protein LptD: MGRVVRRSALRVASPVLATLPALALAAGLPDAARAQPTLNDRINAGASKSANQQRLLVEAQELVYDNDRNTVSAVGNAELHYGARTLLADRVRYDRDSGRVFAEGNVRLTDETGAVVTGDRMELTDDFRNGFIDSLRLQQTISPRGRVARVRFSAPRAERVDGETTTFERGTYTACEPCKDHPERPPLWQVKAARIIHNNQERRIYYEDASIEIGGIPVAYLPYFYTSDPTVRRETGFLTPHFVNSSVFGYGIGTPFFWNIAPDYDLTVTPTFSTKQGVLGQLEWRQRLANGFYNLRLSGIFQSTPSVFLASPLGPGDREFRGSIESAGQFYLSPQWRAGWDVVGVTDKWFLDNYRIRNQAISTDYFREAVSTAYLIGQGDRSWFEARAYYFKGLSTYDWQKQQPIVAPVIDYDKRVNGPDPLGGEVRVQMNFQNLTRDATQYQEVPRTRSYLLSPSLYGISYPLYPTCTVFERGQCVVRGLAGTDTRLSTQVSWRREFIDEFGQVWQPFAYLRTDAFYVDPNTRSYQNSQITNLFSPDVDFSGRVTPAVGLEYRYPFVADLGGLGVHTVTPIAQVIARPSETHIGRLPNEDAQSLVFDDTSLFQWDKFSGYDRVEGGVRANLGAEYAITTRTGFHLNAMFGESIAVAGVNSFRRGDIANVGLNSGLETQGSDFVSRLQVSPNQNISFITRARFDNDTFALKRLETGIFAKLSPFLPLDTSLLYARYAAQPALGYDYRREGIQAAATYSITPNWFITGSLLLDLSHYLEVRDQYAASLEAYLLNPVGTPPVYAKGNKFYVSSAQFGFGYRDECTTVSLSYYTSPIETAVGLRERNQTVLLRLELRTLGEANLRQNLNSSTTTDGIATTTVR, encoded by the coding sequence ATGGGTCGAGTCGTGCGTAGGAGCGCCCTCCGGGTGGCCTCCCCGGTGCTGGCGACGCTGCCGGCCCTCGCCCTGGCGGCGGGGCTGCCGGACGCGGCGCGCGCCCAGCCCACCCTCAACGACCGCATCAACGCGGGCGCCTCCAAGAGCGCGAACCAGCAGCGCCTCCTCGTGGAGGCGCAGGAACTCGTCTACGACAACGACCGCAACACGGTCTCGGCGGTCGGCAATGCCGAGCTGCATTACGGCGCCCGCACGCTGCTGGCCGACCGGGTGCGCTACGACCGCGACAGCGGCCGGGTCTTCGCCGAGGGCAACGTCCGGCTCACCGACGAGACCGGCGCCGTCGTCACCGGCGACCGGATGGAGCTGACGGACGATTTCCGCAACGGCTTCATCGACTCCCTGCGCCTGCAGCAGACGATCTCGCCGCGCGGGCGGGTGGCGCGGGTGCGGTTCTCGGCCCCGCGGGCCGAGCGGGTCGACGGCGAGACCACCACCTTCGAACGCGGCACCTACACGGCCTGCGAGCCCTGCAAGGACCATCCCGAGCGCCCGCCCCTCTGGCAGGTCAAGGCCGCGCGGATCATCCACAACAATCAGGAGCGGCGCATCTACTACGAGGATGCCTCGATCGAGATCGGCGGCATCCCGGTCGCGTACCTGCCCTACTTCTACACCTCGGACCCGACGGTGCGGCGCGAGACCGGCTTCCTCACGCCCCACTTCGTGAATTCGAGCGTGTTCGGCTACGGCATCGGCACGCCGTTCTTCTGGAACATCGCGCCCGACTACGACCTGACGGTCACGCCGACCTTCTCGACCAAGCAGGGCGTGCTCGGCCAGCTGGAGTGGCGCCAGCGCCTCGCCAACGGCTTCTACAACCTGCGGCTCAGCGGCATCTTCCAGTCGACGCCGAGCGTCTTCCTCGCCTCGCCGCTCGGGCCGGGCGACCGGGAATTCCGCGGCTCGATCGAATCGGCGGGCCAGTTCTACCTGAGCCCGCAATGGCGCGCGGGCTGGGACGTGGTCGGCGTCACCGACAAGTGGTTCCTCGACAATTACCGCATCCGCAACCAGGCCATCTCCACCGACTATTTCCGCGAGGCGGTCTCCACCGCCTACCTGATCGGCCAGGGCGACCGCTCCTGGTTCGAGGCGCGGGCCTACTACTTCAAGGGCCTGTCGACCTACGACTGGCAGAAGCAGCAGCCGATCGTCGCCCCGGTGATCGACTACGACAAGCGCGTCAACGGCCCCGACCCGCTCGGCGGCGAGGTGCGCGTGCAGATGAACTTCCAGAACCTGACGCGCGACGCGACCCAGTACCAGGAGGTGCCGCGCACCCGGTCCTACCTGCTGTCGCCGAGCCTCTACGGGATCTCCTACCCGCTCTACCCGACCTGCACGGTCTTCGAGCGCGGCCAGTGCGTGGTGCGCGGCCTCGCCGGCACCGACACCCGCCTCTCCACCCAGGTCTCCTGGCGACGGGAATTCATCGACGAGTTCGGGCAGGTCTGGCAGCCCTTCGCGTACCTGCGCACCGACGCCTTCTACGTCGACCCGAACACGAGGTCGTACCAGAACAGCCAGATCACCAACCTGTTCTCGCCCGACGTCGACTTCTCCGGCCGGGTGACGCCGGCGGTCGGGCTGGAATACCGCTACCCGTTCGTGGCCGATCTGGGCGGGCTCGGGGTGCACACGGTGACGCCGATCGCCCAGGTGATCGCGCGGCCGAGCGAGACGCATATCGGGCGGCTGCCGAACGAGGACGCCCAGAGCCTCGTCTTCGACGACACCTCCCTGTTCCAGTGGGACAAGTTCTCGGGCTACGACCGCGTCGAGGGCGGCGTGCGCGCCAATCTGGGCGCCGAGTACGCCATCACCACCCGGACGGGCTTCCACCTCAACGCCATGTTCGGCGAATCGATCGCGGTGGCGGGCGTGAACTCCTTCCGGCGCGGCGACATCGCCAATGTCGGGCTGAATTCGGGGCTGGAGACCCAGGGCTCGGACTTCGTGTCCCGGCTCCAGGTCTCGCCGAACCAGAACATCAGCTTCATCACCCGGGCGCGCTTCGACAACGACACCTTCGCGCTCAAGCGGCTGGAGACCGGCATCTTCGCCAAGCTGTCGCCCTTCCTGCCCCTCGACACCTCGCTGCTCTACGCCCGCTACGCCGCCCAGCCGGCGCTCGGCTACGATTACCGGCGCGAGGGCATCCAGGCCGCGGCCACCTACAGCATCACGCCGAACTGGTTCATCACCGGCTCGCTGCTCCTCGACCTCTCGCACTACCTCGAAGTGCGCGACCAGTACGCCGCCTCGCTCGAGGCCTACCTGCTCAACCCGGTCGGCACGCCGCCGGTCTACGCCAAGGGTAACAAGTTCTACGTCTCGTCGGCGCAATTCGGGTTCGGCTACCGGGACGAGTGCACGACCGTGTCGCTGAGCTACTATACCTCGCCGATCGAGACGGCGGTGGGCCTGCGCGAGCGGAACCAGACCGTGCTGCTGCGCCTTGAGCTGCGCACGCTCGGCGAGGCGAACCTGCGCCAGAACCTGAATTCCAGCACGACCACGGACGGGATCGCCACGACGACGGTGCGGTGA
- a CDS encoding TIM44-like domain-containing protein has translation MMTTFSRGRRTAAALGLAALMAVASTAGEARPGGSSGSGMGSRGSRTYSAPAPTTTAPGMSGPIQRSQTAPGPTMNNPGYAPQPARPRFGGGFFAGLLGAGLLGALLGSGFFGGIGGFGSFLGFLLQVGLLVGLVMLAVRFFRRRQAEPAMAGGYARSGPPPGPNPMTGLGGGGARPAGPPQRDQVGISPADFEAFERSLTQIQLAYGAEDVGTLRRLATPEMAGYFTEELQANAARGVINRIADVKLLQGDLSEAWREGPTDYATVAMRYALRDVTVERGSGRVVANGDPEAVEIWTFRRDRGGPWLLSAIQQTR, from the coding sequence ATGATGACCACCTTCTCCCGCGGCCGCCGGACGGCGGCGGCCCTCGGTCTCGCGGCCCTGATGGCCGTGGCGTCGACGGCCGGCGAGGCGCGTCCAGGCGGCTCGTCGGGCTCCGGGATGGGCTCGCGCGGCTCGCGCACCTACTCGGCGCCGGCCCCGACCACCACGGCTCCCGGCATGTCCGGCCCGATCCAGCGCTCGCAGACGGCCCCCGGCCCGACCATGAACAATCCCGGCTACGCGCCGCAGCCGGCCCGGCCGCGCTTCGGCGGCGGCTTCTTCGCCGGCCTTCTCGGCGCGGGCCTGCTCGGCGCGCTCCTCGGCAGCGGCTTCTTCGGCGGCATCGGCGGCTTCGGCTCCTTCCTGGGCTTCCTGCTCCAGGTCGGCCTGCTGGTCGGCCTCGTGATGCTGGCGGTGCGCTTCTTCCGGCGGCGCCAGGCCGAGCCGGCCATGGCCGGCGGCTACGCCCGCTCCGGCCCGCCTCCGGGCCCGAACCCGATGACGGGCCTCGGCGGGGGCGGCGCGCGCCCGGCCGGGCCGCCGCAGCGCGATCAGGTCGGCATCAGCCCGGCCGATTTCGAGGCCTTCGAGCGCTCCCTGACCCAGATCCAGCTCGCCTACGGCGCCGAGGATGTGGGGACGCTCCGCCGCCTCGCGACGCCCGAGATGGCCGGCTACTTCACCGAGGAGCTGCAGGCCAACGCCGCCCGCGGCGTGATCAACCGCATCGCCGACGTGAAGCTCCTGCAGGGCGACCTGTCGGAGGCGTGGCGCGAGGGCCCGACCGACTACGCCACGGTGGCCATGCGCTACGCCCTGCGCGACGTGACCGTGGAGCGCGGCTCGGGCCGCGTCGTCGCCAACGGCGATCCGGAGGCGGTCGAGATCTGGACCTTCCGCCGCGACCGCGGCGGGCCCTGGCTGCTCTCGGCGATCCAGCAGACCCGCTGA
- a CDS encoding ATP-binding protein: MSDLLAPEAAPEAPFALIWTALGASPLPSLLLGRDGAIRRANAAAARALGEEPEALAGQALAALGADAENAGALRALLRGDAAASADLLLRRRDGCSFWASLHLSPIDGAPDLRLVQWLDVSRRRDLESALAQAQRREALGQLTNGVAHEFNNLLQILVGYVDGLKRRLGEHPDPFVQRALTRATDAAERASALTRHLLAFSRKHRPEPRATDLNALLRGCEPRARAILGEGVALTLALDEALWPACLDPVQTEFILAVVLTNAREAMPEGGRVTLTTANHGGEGVAADGTLGRHVVLTIADTGSGMPPEVLARALEPFFTTREPGRGTGLAILHALMKRQGGAVGLRSTLGEGTILRLSFPAADPPRPPRPGAAA; encoded by the coding sequence GTGTCGGATCTGCTCGCGCCCGAGGCTGCGCCGGAGGCCCCTTTCGCCCTGATATGGACCGCGCTCGGCGCCTCGCCCCTGCCGTCGCTGCTGCTGGGCCGCGACGGGGCGATCCGCCGGGCGAACGCGGCCGCCGCCCGCGCCCTCGGCGAGGAGCCGGAGGCCCTCGCCGGGCAGGCCCTCGCGGCCCTCGGCGCCGACGCGGAGAATGCGGGCGCCCTGCGGGCGCTCCTGCGCGGCGACGCGGCCGCGAGCGCGGACCTGCTCCTGCGCCGCCGCGACGGGTGCAGCTTCTGGGCCTCGCTCCACCTCTCGCCCATCGACGGCGCGCCGGACCTGCGCCTCGTCCAGTGGCTCGACGTCTCCCGCCGCCGCGACCTCGAATCCGCCCTCGCCCAGGCGCAGCGGCGCGAGGCCCTGGGCCAGCTCACCAACGGCGTCGCCCACGAGTTCAACAACCTGCTGCAGATCCTGGTCGGCTACGTCGACGGCCTGAAGCGCCGCCTCGGCGAGCACCCGGACCCCTTCGTGCAGCGCGCGCTCACCCGGGCCACCGACGCGGCCGAGCGCGCCTCGGCCCTGACCCGCCACCTCCTCGCCTTCTCGCGCAAGCACCGGCCGGAGCCGCGCGCGACCGACCTCAACGCCCTCCTGCGCGGCTGCGAGCCCCGCGCCCGCGCGATCCTGGGCGAGGGCGTCGCGCTCACCCTCGCCCTCGACGAGGCGCTGTGGCCGGCCTGCCTCGACCCGGTCCAGACCGAGTTCATCCTCGCGGTCGTGCTCACCAACGCCCGCGAGGCGATGCCGGAGGGCGGCCGCGTCACCCTGACCACCGCCAACCACGGCGGCGAGGGCGTCGCGGCGGACGGCACCCTCGGCCGCCACGTGGTGCTGACCATCGCCGATACGGGCAGCGGCATGCCCCCCGAGGTGCTGGCCCGCGCCCTCGAACCCTTCTTCACCACCCGCGAGCCCGGCCGCGGCACCGGGCTCGCCATCCTCCACGCGCTGATGAAGCGCCAGGGCGGCGCGGTCGGGCTGCGCAGCACCCTCGGCGAGGGCACGATTCTGCGCCTCAGCTTCCCGGCCGCCGATCCGCCCCGCCCGCCCCGTCCCGGGGCCGCGGCCTGA
- a CDS encoding cysteine desulfurase — protein MNAPVLPPYDVAAIRAEFPILSRTVYGKPLVYLDNAASAQKPRVVIEAMTRTMETAYANVHRGLHFMANAATEGYEGARETARLFLNARSTDEIIFTRNATEAYNLVASSMGWAGLIGEGDEIILSIMEHHSNIVPWHFLRERRGAVIKWAPVDDEGNFLVEAFEKLFTPRTRMVAITHMSNVLGTITPAKEIVRIAHAHGVPVLLDGAQSAVHQSIDVQDLGCDFFVFTGHKVYGPTGIGVLYGKKEWLERLPPYQGGGEMIQTVTEDAITYNEPPHRFEAGTPAIVEAVGLGAALEFMMNLGRERIAAHEAALSAYAHQRLSEMNALRIIGRARSKGAVISFEMKGAHAHDIATVIDRQGVAVRAGTHCAMPLLSRFGTTSTCRASFGLYNTRDEVDALVAALAKAEMMFA, from the coding sequence ATGAACGCACCCGTCCTCCCGCCCTACGACGTCGCGGCGATCCGGGCCGAATTCCCGATCCTGTCGCGGACGGTCTACGGCAAGCCCCTCGTCTACCTCGACAACGCCGCCTCGGCCCAGAAGCCGCGGGTGGTGATCGAGGCCATGACCCGCACGATGGAGACGGCCTACGCCAACGTCCATCGCGGCCTGCACTTCATGGCGAACGCCGCCACCGAGGGCTACGAGGGCGCCCGCGAGACCGCGCGGCTGTTCCTCAACGCCCGCTCGACGGACGAGATCATCTTCACCCGCAACGCCACCGAGGCCTACAACCTCGTCGCCTCGTCGATGGGCTGGGCCGGCCTGATCGGGGAGGGGGACGAGATCATCCTGTCGATCATGGAGCACCATTCCAACATCGTGCCCTGGCACTTCCTGCGCGAGCGCCGGGGCGCGGTGATCAAGTGGGCGCCCGTCGACGACGAGGGCAACTTCCTGGTCGAGGCCTTCGAGAAGCTGTTCACGCCGCGCACCCGCATGGTGGCCATCACCCACATGTCGAACGTGCTCGGCACGATCACCCCCGCCAAGGAGATCGTGCGCATCGCGCACGCGCACGGCGTGCCGGTGCTCCTCGACGGCGCCCAGAGCGCCGTGCACCAGAGCATCGACGTGCAGGATCTCGGCTGCGACTTCTTCGTCTTCACCGGCCACAAGGTCTACGGGCCGACCGGCATCGGCGTGCTCTACGGCAAGAAGGAGTGGCTGGAGCGCCTGCCCCCCTACCAGGGCGGCGGCGAGATGATCCAGACCGTCACCGAGGACGCCATCACCTACAACGAGCCGCCGCACCGCTTCGAGGCCGGCACCCCGGCGATCGTCGAGGCGGTCGGCCTCGGGGCCGCCCTCGAATTCATGATGAATCTCGGCCGCGAGAGGATCGCCGCGCACGAGGCCGCCCTCTCGGCCTACGCGCATCAGCGCCTCTCGGAGATGAACGCGCTGCGCATCATCGGGCGGGCGCGGTCCAAGGGCGCGGTGATCTCCTTCGAGATGAAGGGCGCGCACGCCCACGACATCGCCACGGTGATCGACCGCCAGGGCGTGGCGGTGCGGGCCGGCACCCATTGCGCGATGCCGCTGCTCAGTCGTTTCGGCACCACATCGACCTGTCGCGCCTCGTTCGGACTGTATAATACGCGGGACGAGGTCGACGCGCTGGTCGCGGCGCTCGCCAAGGCCGAGATGATGTTCGCGTAG
- the rsmA gene encoding 16S rRNA (adenine(1518)-N(6)/adenine(1519)-N(6))-dimethyltransferase RsmA — MSADAVSADGLPPLREVVRAHDLMPRKALGQNFLFDLNLTGRIARAAGPLAGVTVVEVGPGPGGLTRALLAEGAARVVAIERDERALPALAEIAAHYPGRLTVVQADALAFDPRPLVGAGPARIVANLPYNVGTALLTGWLAAEAWPPWFDSLTLMFQREVAERIVADERDRANYGRLGVLCGWRTQARILFDVPPSAFVPPPKVTSSVVRLVPRAAPLPCRVRALEAVTGAAFGQRRKMLRQSLRAATPDPGPLLAAAGIPETARAEEVPVAGFVAMARALAPP, encoded by the coding sequence ATGAGTGCGGACGCGGTGAGCGCGGACGGGCTGCCTCCCCTGCGGGAGGTCGTGCGGGCGCACGACCTGATGCCCCGCAAGGCGCTCGGCCAGAACTTCCTGTTCGACCTCAACCTGACGGGCCGGATCGCGCGCGCGGCCGGGCCGCTCGCGGGCGTGACCGTGGTGGAGGTCGGCCCGGGACCGGGCGGGCTCACCCGCGCGCTCCTCGCCGAGGGCGCGGCCCGGGTGGTCGCGATCGAGCGCGACGAGCGGGCGCTGCCGGCCCTGGCCGAGATCGCCGCGCATTACCCGGGCCGGCTCACCGTGGTCCAGGCGGACGCGCTCGCCTTCGACCCGCGCCCGCTCGTCGGCGCGGGGCCGGCGCGGATCGTGGCGAACCTGCCCTACAATGTCGGCACGGCGCTGCTGACCGGCTGGCTCGCCGCGGAGGCGTGGCCGCCCTGGTTCGACTCGCTGACCCTGATGTTCCAGCGCGAGGTGGCCGAGCGCATCGTGGCCGACGAGCGCGACCGGGCGAATTACGGGCGGCTCGGGGTCCTGTGCGGCTGGCGGACGCAGGCGCGCATCCTGTTCGACGTCCCGCCCTCCGCCTTCGTGCCGCCCCCGAAGGTGACGTCGAGCGTGGTGCGGCTGGTGCCGCGCGCCGCGCCCCTGCCCTGCCGGGTGCGGGCGCTGGAGGCGGTGACGGGCGCGGCCTTCGGCCAGCGCCGCAAGATGCTGCGCCAGAGCCTGCGGGCCGCGACGCCGGATCCCGGCCCGCTCCTCGCCGCCGCCGGCATCCCCGAGACGGCCCGGGCCGAGGAGGTGCCGGTGGCGGGCTTCGTGGCGATGGCGCGGGCGCTCGCGCCGCCGTGA